From Coffea arabica cultivar ET-39 chromosome 2e, Coffea Arabica ET-39 HiFi, whole genome shotgun sequence, the proteins below share one genomic window:
- the LOC140036823 gene encoding uncharacterized protein codes for MIKKLTPAAGGHEGVKGAAQMMMMMSSSSSWLTGPELEAANQLIQLSGDGHSSSSSSKDGRSTISSSTFDDDLVIMMVAPSDLEAAAVESYGADMTAKCSAEAIHDQDVASTSSSSSSSSSSSSSSSSCSAIKTGENFDVCEEIDASSCLFMMERKRKRKRKLRSIADLYANTKPNLVKKAAS; via the coding sequence ATGATAAAGAAATTGACACCAGCTGCCGGAGGACACGAAGGAGTGAAAGGCGCGGCccagatgatgatgatgatgagcagcagcagcagctggCTGACGGGGCCGGAATTGGAGGCGGCTAACCAGCTGATTCAACTCAGCGGAGATGGTcatagcagcagcagcagcagcaaagaCGGCCGCAGTACTATTAGTAGTAGTACTTTTGATGATGATCTGGTAATTATGATGGTGGCGCCTAGTGATCTTGAAGCAGCAGCCGTAGAAAGCTATGGAGCGGACATGACTGCTAAGTGCAGTGCCGAAGCGATTCATGATCAAGACGTAGCCTCCACATCATCATCATCGTCCTCCTCGTCGTCGTCATCTTCTTCCTCCAGTTCCTGTTCTGCCATCAAGACAGGAGAAAACTTTGATGTTTGCGAAGAAATAGATGCTTCTTCTTGCTTATTCATGATGGAGAGGAAGAGGAAGCGGAAGCGGAAGTTACGTTCCATTGCTGATCTCTATGCCAATACCAAGCCTAATCTGGTCAAGAAAGCGGCCAGCTAG